The Blattabacterium cuenoti genome includes a region encoding these proteins:
- the ccsA gene encoding cytochrome c biogenesis protein CcsA, with product MQTLKKIFFSTKITSFLFLLLAISMAIATFLEKKFSTDVAKIFIYESTWFEITMLLITINLIGNIWKYKLWNYDKFPLFIFHLSFVFIFIGGIFSRYYSFEGIMSIREGEINRKIISRKNYIKLKINQGNYTRFYHDPYILSYYHKRYKRKFLFKDNPLKIRIIDYIPCAKVIFSKKKPEEKIIKIVSNNQKGRTENFIKNGNITKINGVIFSLNKKIPSGIQIVEKNNKLFLISSFSGEYINMISKKTYFLLKNTFDVLKIKHLYRMKTDHGMMQWVIPEKIMKGKLEYIKSCEKEENNNLLSAITAEISFRDQSKLVTFLGGKNTIKMSDPLLFKDCKISIGYGSIFWNLPFLLRLNNFKIENYPGSEFPSSFMSHITLIDKKKKINHFIYMNNVLNYKGYRFFQSGYDPDGKGTHFSVNNDYLGTYFSYVGYFLMSIGMFFTLFWKGTRFNYLKNKLKNLYNKNHSMLFFILFLLLGNNYVSFTKTHNQIHELKKIPLENVSDAIHIPKKHSENFGRLLVQDHKGRIKPVNTIAIELLRKIHKRNSIENLDANQWFISMHQDNIFWTKIPFIKVDKKGGYQFLNKVKANQEYYVSLIDLYILDPKTSRLKFVLQEDYEKAFSKNPMQRDEYDKAVLSLSERVGIIHEIFQGKYIRIFPIPNDRNHTWSSWIISDSNRLNLSGFSMFNNYLKSLFDAQNEKNWRIADNEIKKIRLYQIKHSKSILPSKKKISIEIIYNKLNIFYVLSFLYVFLGIVIIINSFLIIFFQKKYMYFFSKVFFFILSVLFVANFLGLIFRWYISEHAPWTNGYESAIFISFCLVGIGFIFYKNQFVSGMTTLIASILLMIAHGNTMDPEITNLVPVLKSHWLIIHVATITTSYGFFFTGSFLGFFVLILYILKAYFHYYSKIIQIHIEKLTIINEMCLTIGLFLLTIGTFLGSVWANNSWGRYWSWDPKETWALISIMVYAFVLHIRLIPFMKSIFAFNFYSILSISSIIMTYFGVNYYLSGLHSYAKGDPVSVPFWIYYSLLILFLVTGFAYYSAKFHNITKIDKNKQ from the coding sequence ATGCAAACGTTAAAAAAAATTTTTTTTTCCACAAAAATAACTTCTTTTTTATTTTTATTGTTGGCTATATCTATGGCTATAGCTACTTTTCTGGAAAAGAAATTTTCTACTGATGTCGCCAAAATATTTATTTATGAATCTACTTGGTTTGAAATAACAATGTTATTAATTACAATCAATCTGATAGGAAATATATGGAAATATAAATTATGGAATTATGATAAATTTCCTCTTTTTATTTTTCATTTATCATTTGTATTTATCTTCATAGGAGGAATTTTTTCTAGATATTATAGTTTTGAAGGAATAATGTCTATAAGGGAAGGTGAAATTAATAGAAAAATCATTTCTAGAAAAAATTACATAAAATTAAAAATTAATCAAGGAAACTATACTAGATTTTATCATGATCCTTATATTCTTTCTTATTATCATAAAAGATATAAAAGAAAATTTTTATTTAAAGATAATCCTTTAAAAATAAGAATTATAGATTATATTCCATGTGCTAAAGTTATTTTTTCGAAAAAAAAACCAGAAGAAAAAATTATAAAGATTGTTTCAAACAATCAAAAAGGAAGAACGGAAAATTTTATTAAAAATGGAAATATAACGAAAATAAACGGTGTAATATTTTCTTTAAATAAAAAAATACCTTCAGGTATACAAATTGTTGAAAAAAATAACAAATTATTTTTAATATCTTCTTTTTCAGGAGAATATATAAATATGATTAGTAAAAAAACTTATTTTTTACTCAAAAATACTTTTGATGTTTTAAAAATAAAACATTTGTATCGAATGAAAACAGATCATGGAATGATGCAGTGGGTTATTCCTGAAAAAATTATGAAAGGAAAATTAGAATATATCAAATCATGTGAAAAAGAAGAAAATAATAATTTATTAAGTGCTATTACGGCAGAAATATCTTTTCGAGATCAATCCAAATTAGTAACCTTTTTAGGAGGAAAAAATACAATAAAAATGAGTGATCCTTTATTATTTAAGGATTGTAAAATATCCATCGGATATGGATCTATATTTTGGAATCTTCCTTTTTTATTGCGATTAAATAATTTTAAAATAGAAAATTATCCAGGGTCTGAATTTCCTTCATCTTTTATGAGTCATATCACACTTATAGACAAAAAAAAGAAAATAAATCATTTTATTTACATGAACAATGTTCTCAACTATAAGGGATATAGATTTTTTCAATCTGGATATGATCCTGATGGAAAAGGGACTCATTTTTCTGTTAATAATGATTATTTAGGAACCTATTTTTCCTATGTAGGTTATTTTTTGATGAGTATAGGGATGTTTTTTACTTTATTTTGGAAAGGAACTAGATTTAATTATTTGAAAAATAAATTGAAAAATTTATATAATAAAAATCATTCAATGCTATTTTTCATATTATTTCTATTGTTAGGAAATAATTATGTTTCTTTTACTAAAACACACAATCAAATACATGAATTAAAAAAAATTCCTTTAGAAAATGTTTCTGACGCTATTCATATTCCTAAAAAACATAGTGAAAATTTTGGACGTTTATTAGTACAAGATCATAAAGGAAGAATAAAACCTGTCAATACTATAGCTATTGAACTTCTTAGAAAAATACATAAAAGAAATTCTATAGAAAATCTAGATGCCAATCAATGGTTTATCTCTATGCATCAAGATAATATATTTTGGACAAAAATACCTTTTATTAAAGTAGATAAAAAAGGAGGATATCAATTTTTAAATAAAGTAAAAGCAAATCAAGAATACTATGTTTCTCTGATAGATCTTTATATTTTAGATCCAAAAACATCAAGATTAAAATTTGTACTTCAAGAAGACTATGAAAAAGCTTTTTCTAAAAATCCTATGCAAAGAGACGAGTATGATAAAGCAGTACTCAGTCTTAGTGAACGTGTAGGAATTATTCATGAGATTTTTCAAGGAAAATATATTCGCATTTTTCCTATACCAAATGATAGGAATCATACTTGGTCTAGTTGGATTATATCAGATTCAAACAGATTAAACCTTTCAGGTTTTTCTATGTTTAATAATTACCTAAAATCTTTATTTGATGCTCAAAATGAAAAAAATTGGCGAATTGCAGATAATGAAATCAAAAAAATACGACTCTATCAAATAAAACATTCTAAATCTATTTTACCTTCGAAAAAAAAAATATCCATAGAAATTATTTATAATAAACTCAATATATTTTATGTTTTATCTTTTTTATATGTTTTTTTGGGAATAGTTATTATTATTAATTCTTTTTTGATAATTTTTTTTCAAAAAAAATATATGTATTTTTTTTCTAAAGTGTTTTTTTTCATTTTATCTGTTTTATTTGTTGCAAATTTTCTAGGTTTAATTTTTAGATGGTATATTTCTGAACATGCTCCATGGACTAATGGATATGAATCTGCTATTTTTATTAGTTTTTGTTTAGTTGGAATAGGTTTTATATTTTATAAAAATCAATTTGTTTCAGGAATGACAACCTTAATAGCATCTATTTTATTAATGATAGCACATGGAAATACAATGGATCCAGAAATAACAAATTTAGTACCAGTTTTAAAATCTCATTGGTTGATTATACATGTGGCAACAATAACAACCAGTTATGGTTTTTTTTTCACAGGATCATTTTTAGGATTTTTTGTATTAATCTTATATATATTAAAAGCATATTTCCATTATTATAGTAAAATAATTCAAATTCATATTGAAAAATTAACTATTATTAATGAAATGTGTCTTACCATAGGACTTTTTTTATTAACAATAGGAACTTTTTTAGGTTCTGTTTGGGCAAATAATAGTTGGGGACGTTATTGGAGTTGGGATCCAAAAGAAACTTGGGCTCTGATTAGTATTATGGTTTATGCTTTTGTATTACATATCCGATTGATTCCATTCATGAAAAGTATATTTGCTTTTAATTTTTACAGCATATTGTCAATAAGTTCTATTATTATGACTTATTTCGGAGTCAATTATTATTTGTCTGGATTACATTCTTATGCTAAAGGAGATCCTGTTTCTGTTCCTTTTTGGATATATTATAGTTTATTAATTTTGTTTCTTGTCACAGGTTTTGCTTATTATTCTGCAAAATTTCATAACATTACAAAAATAGATAAAAATAAACAGTGA
- a CDS encoding lysophospholipid acyltransferase family protein: protein MNFHSSFFKKTKKKESTLFRDAFGNLHFIKRFLIFTFGCISYNRYNGFNQLQLKGTEYLKDLPDKRVLFVSNHQTYFADVFAMFHVFCSVKNGFINSIKNPIYLLNPKVNLYYVAAQETMSQGILTKLFAYSGGITVKRTWKEGDKRVNRSVNISEITRMGIALNDGWLITFPQGTTQAFAPGRRGIVHVIRKYNPIVVPIVIDGFQKAYDKKGIRIKKKGVLQKMKFKEPIQLDLKKETTENIMEKIMDAIEQSPKYYKKNNNDVL from the coding sequence GTGAATTTTCATTCATCTTTTTTTAAGAAAACAAAAAAAAAAGAAAGCACTCTATTTAGAGATGCATTTGGAAATTTACATTTTATAAAACGTTTTTTAATTTTCACTTTTGGTTGCATTTCTTATAATCGTTATAATGGATTTAATCAATTACAATTAAAAGGAACGGAATATCTTAAAGATCTGCCTGACAAAAGAGTTTTATTTGTTTCAAATCATCAAACTTATTTTGCAGATGTTTTTGCTATGTTTCATGTTTTTTGTAGTGTAAAAAATGGATTTATAAATAGCATAAAGAATCCCATTTATCTTTTGAATCCCAAAGTGAATCTGTACTATGTAGCGGCTCAAGAAACCATGTCTCAAGGTATTTTAACAAAGTTATTTGCTTATTCTGGAGGAATTACTGTGAAAAGAACATGGAAAGAAGGAGATAAAAGAGTAAATCGTTCTGTGAATATATCTGAGATAACTCGTATGGGAATAGCTCTTAATGATGGATGGTTAATTACTTTTCCACAAGGAACTACCCAAGCATTTGCACCTGGACGAAGAGGAATTGTTCATGTGATCAGAAAATATAATCCTATTGTTGTTCCTATTGTAATTGATGGATTTCAAAAAGCTTATGATAAAAAAGGAATTCGAATTAAGAAAAAGGGGGTATTACAGAAAATGAAATTTAAAGAACCTATTCAATTAGATTTAAAAAAAGAAACCACTGAGAATATTATGGAAAAAATCATGGATGCTATAGAACAGTCCCCAAAATATTATAAAAAAAACAATAATGATGTATTATGA